The genomic stretch ccccccggcatcgAACCACGAACCTTAACTACTATTCCGATGTGAGTCTTTGCGCACGACTGTTGGCACTTCTCGTTCTGGATTAAATTGGCTTGGAAAGAGGTATGTAAATTTCTCTGTGAATAGCCTCAGTCTTTGTAACCATCTGCGGTGGAGAGGGAAGAGACTGCCAGAccctcaaaaaaaaataataataataatactcccaCTTTTGTTAACGCTACACATTTGGGCAAAGGCTGGTTTCTCACAGCCTCCCTTTTGGCCTGTTCAATAAAGCGTCCCCAAATTTTTTTGAGTGCTAATGTTTTTGTGTGTCAAGCTTACCCACCTGCAGGATTTTTTGCAAGCCTGTTTTCTTGCAGGAGGTGAAAAATGTCAGCCTAACCACCTCAAATACCCTGGGTAGAAGTTGTCAGGCAAGATCTATTGAAGGAGGACTTCACTGGTGTGAGAGTTTGGTAGAACGTTTCCTCAAGATCAGAAACAAGAACATAACATGGGGAGAACGAGAAAGGACCTttaagagattaacagagttggacgggaccttgtaggtcatctagtccaacccccacccaagcaggagagcctcCACCATTTCTAACCGATGgtagtccagtcttttcttgaaagcctccagggatgaagctcccacaacttgtgaaggcagcttctgttccattggttgattgttctccctgtcagaaaatgttctccttatttccaggttgaagctctccttgctcagtttccatccgttattccttgcttggccttcgggtgcttttgGAAAAGCTGCTAGGAAAATGTGTCCCATCACAGCACAGGAGAATACAGAAGAGGACCCAAAGAGAAGCCGTGATGAGAATTGGGGAGCCCTGCTCATCCACCCAGTCCATGCGAGAAGACTACAAGTTCcctaaagggagaaaaaagacccTTATTTGATGCAGCCCTGAGTTCCTAGATCGTGGAAGTCGAACCTTTAGCgacttaagacttgtgggcttcaatgcccagagttccccagccagctatgcttaaaAGTTGCATTCTGTGAGTTGAAatccacgagtcttaaaagttggacacacacacaccccccctgTACTGGGTGGGAAACCCCTTTAGCATTGAAAAGTATCTTTAGATCCTCCCAAATCTTATTTCTTTATAAACTTGCACCTTAGCAAACGCCAAGTAAAGTCGGCTTGGTGGCGAGGTGCAGAATTCTCTTCTGGATTTCCTTTTCAGGGTGCAGAGTGCGTAGAGGAATCCCCAGTGAGGGATCTTGCTGTGTCTCCACTCTTGCACAACTTATACGGTGCTGGTTGAGGTTGGCGGCTTACTTTGAAATAAAGTCTTTACTCCatctcccctctcttcttctcagCCCCCCaagtcctctcttctcctccagcGCAGCTGCAAATAAAACCTTTCCTGTCATTATGATCTCGTTTGCTAGGAAACCAGCGTTCATTGTGTGATGTCACACTCGGTCTCCAGATAAAAGCATTGTGATGTTCTAGAACTCTTTCCTGAAGCTCCTGCTGCCTAGCCTCTCtctttggggttttgttttttaatagacCTGCCGGCACTCTTCCCCGGCATGGTTCGTCAAACAGCATAACAATGGCGACCGCGGAAAGCTACCTGGGTGACCACAGGGAACTGGACACGGCTCTTCCCACTGTGCAGACTCAGCCCGTTTCAGACGAAGATGAGGCGAGGCCTCCGGCGATTCCCCTCCCCTCCGCCCCCATGCACAACAAAACCGCCGGCGGCGACTTTGCCCTGCGGTCGATGATCGAAGAGAACGCCTTCCAAGCGTTGAGCGACGGGCCCTGGGCGAAGCGGCCCCGCCTGTCGCTCTGCGAGGAAGCCGGCCTGGAAGACAACGATTTCCTCTCGCTGACTTTCCCCAAGAAGCTCTGGAAGATCGTGGAGAGCGAGCAGTTCAAGTCTCTCTGGTGGGACGACGAGGGCAGCTGCGTGGTGATCGACGAGGAGCTGTTCAAGAAGGAGGTGCTGGAGCGCAAAGGGCCCATGCGCATCTTCGAGACGGACTGCATGAAAAGCTTCATCCGCCAGCTGAACCTCTACGGCTTTAGCAAGATGAGGCAGAACTTCCAGCGGTCGGCCTCCCTGGTCGAGTTTTTAGCGGAGGAAAAGGCCGCTTACGCGTTCAGCAAGGTAAGGCCCTCCGCCAAACCAGTTAACGGTGGTTCTACCTTGCTGTATCCACCACGCCGGGCTTACACCGTCGTTTGCCAAACCAGTAACGGTGGCTCCACCTCTTGCATCCACCATAATGGGCTCATGCTATCTTTCGCCACACTAGTAATGGAGGTTGCACCCCTTGTATCCACCACAATGGGCTCACGTCTTTTGCCAAACCAGCAACAGTGGCTGCACCTTCTGTATCCACCGCGCTGGGTTCATGCTGTCATTTGCCAAACCAATAATGGTGGTTCCACCCTCTTGTGCCCACACTGTGCTCGCGTCATCTTTTGCCAAACCAATAATGATGATTCCACTTCTTATGTCCACCACGAGGGGCTCATTTGCCAAACCAGTAATGCCACTTTCTATATCCACCACTCCGGGCTCACACCGTCTTCTGCCAGACAAATAACGGTACCACTTCTTGTAGCCACCACTCTGGGTTCACATCATCTTTTGCCGAACCAGTAATGGTTCCACTCCTCGTAGCCACCAATCTGGGTTCAAGGCGTCTTTTGCCAAACCAGTAACGGTGGTTTCACGTTCAGTATCCACCACATTGGGCGCACGGCATCATTTGCCAAACCAGTTATGGTGGTTCCACCCTCTTGGGTCCACCACACTGGGCCCGCAccatccctttccttctcccacGGGTACAGAATGCCAACGATTCCTGGCAAAAAGAATTGTCGTCATTGCAAGTGGCATGGCTCAAAAACATCCAGTATATGCATGAAATTAATGGACAAGGGAACAAAATGTTTCCTGTTCCTCCCTTAAGAGCCCGTAAAGGGAAGATTTGTTTCAACGAAGATGGGCAAGGTGCGAGCGGGATGCTTGTTTGTTATGACCTACTAGATGTCTTGATTGTGGTTTAATTCACACAAGGTGGGTGAATAGATTGTGTGAACTCAAGACATTTACAGCTTATTTCTAAAGGTAAAGCGTCCTATGACTTCACGGGCTGCATTACTCCAGTCTTGTcccatgcaagtagaaaaataggaacccactttggtgggaagggaacagcgctccgtgcaccttcggcattgagtcatgccagccacatgcccacggagacgtcttcggacagcgctggctctttggctttgaaacagagatgagcacagccccctagagtcagtaacgattagcacacatgtgcgaggggaacttttacctttaccctcGTTATCtattcctcccccttcccataTCTTGTCCGGCCACCACTGTGGCATCCCCGAAGACGCCAAGAGAAGATGGCTCCAGGGATGACCGGACCTTTTAGTTCTCTCATCTTTCGATTCCTCCTCAGAAGGTTAACTAACTCCCGTTTTTCCCCCCTGTCTCTAGCTCCAGTTCTACCATAACCCCAATTTTAAGAGAGGATGCCCCCACCTTCTCGCGAGGTGCAAGCGAAGAGTTGGAATCAAAAACATGCCGCCCGTTGCTTTCTCGCTAGAGGAAGATTTCGGCGAAATCTGTCTGAAGAGCAGGTCCGGAAGCCCAGAAGGTCCACCTTCTCTGGGGTCTTCTTCCCGGGAAAACAGCTTCCTGACCACTTCTCCCAAAGATAAGATGCACAAACTTGGTCTTCGGAAGCCACCTGTGACCAAAGGCCTTGCTGGAACGGTAGGCCGTCTGAGAAGCGGGTTCGCGCCTTCTCCGACCCCTTTGAGGTCTTCAGATCAGGGTCCACCCGAGGACACTGAGAACAAGATCAACCAGCTGGCGCCTTTCCACTTGCCCCAGCACCCCAACCATGCTCGAGTCAACACCCATGAGATCGATTCCACCACCACCACGTCAGCTACCTCATTGTATCACGTCATACCTCCCGTCCCCAACAGCCCCTTTGCGCCAATGATTGGGCTGCCCGCCTTCCCAACCATGTATCCAGACTTATCCGCCATGCAAGCTCACTGGGCCAGCATCCTTCCCTTCTGCAACCCGTGGTTCTCCATGCCGATGATAGCGGCCGCTTCGGCTATTTCTATGTCCAGGTCTTCCCATCACCACCGAACTCCTTCATACCACCATTGTCCTAACTGCAACTGTACGTCCAACCCTCCGTCCGCTTCCAAAGGAGCCGGACCCAAAACAGCAGACTATGCCGGGTACCATCGATAAAAAGGACTGGGGAAATTCTGGAGACGTTTTGCATCTACTTAAAATAAGGGAATCTATCCACGGCATTGGCTGAAGAATAAACTTTTGttcttcctgtctggtttacctagGTGAACTTCTTTGTATTTCTTTCATCACGGATAACACAGGAAGGATGTTTTCCCCCTCAAAAGTTTCCTTGTTTAAATGTAtagatcaggggtcggcaaccttaaacactcagagccacaaaggtcctaaccggaaacccccccccattcaattctggagccaaccggaagagTCCGGTTCccgcaccatagagtctcctcctagcactgcGTCCATTTTcccctacctgtcctaaccgaaa from Thamnophis elegans isolate rThaEle1 chromosome 12, rThaEle1.pri, whole genome shotgun sequence encodes the following:
- the LOC116515779 gene encoding heat shock transcription factor, Y-linked-like, producing MATAESYLGDHRELDTALPTVQTQPVSDEDEARPPAIPLPSAPMHNKTAGGDFALRSMIEENAFQALSDGPWAKRPRLSLCEEAGLEDNDFLSLTFPKKLWKIVESEQFKSLWWDDEGSCVVIDEELFKKEVLERKGPMRIFETDCMKSFIRQLNLYGFSKMRQNFQRSASLVEFLAEEKAAYAFSKLQFYHNPNFKRGCPHLLARCKRRVGIKNMPPVAFSLEEDFGEICLKSRSGSPEGPPSLGSSSRENSFLTTSPKDKMHKLGLRKPPVTKGLAGTVGRLRSGFAPSPTPLRSSDQGPPEDTENKINQLAPFHLPQHPNHARVNTHEIDSTTTTSATSLYHVIPPVPNSPFAPMIGLPAFPTMYPDLSAMQAHWASILPFCNPWFSMPMIAAASAISMSRSSHHHRTPSYHHCPNCNCTSNPPSASKGAGPKTADYAGYHR